One stretch of Streptomyces sp. NBC_01363 DNA includes these proteins:
- the ilvA gene encoding threonine ammonia-lyase, with protein sequence MNFRVTGHFPPLILDDIRGAQKMLSGVARVTAMEGSRHLSDLVGAPVHFKCENLQRTGSFKLRGAYVRIAGLSPVERAAGVVAASAGNHAQGVALASALLGVRSTVFMPVGAPLPKVAATRQYGAQVRLHGHVVDDTLAAAQEYARETGAVFIHPFDHPDIIAGQGTVGLEILEQCPEVRTIVVGIGGGGLAAGIAVAVKAVRPDVRIVGVQAAGAACYPPSLAVGHPVSIGSLNTMADGIKVGRPGDVPFELVRELVDEVRTVSEDELSSALLLCLERAKLVVEPAGASPVAALLSDPKSFRGPVVALLSGGNVDPLLMQRILTHGMVAAGRYLSLRLRLTDRPGALATLLGVLSVVDANVLDIGHVRTDPRLGLTEVEVELQLETKGPEHCAEVSAALRDAGYLVMS encoded by the coding sequence ATGAACTTCCGCGTGACCGGCCACTTCCCCCCGCTGATCCTCGACGACATCCGCGGGGCGCAGAAGATGCTCTCCGGCGTGGCCAGGGTGACCGCCATGGAAGGCAGCCGCCACCTGAGCGACCTCGTGGGCGCGCCGGTCCATTTCAAGTGCGAGAACCTCCAGCGGACCGGCTCGTTCAAACTGCGTGGCGCGTATGTACGGATCGCGGGCCTGTCCCCGGTGGAGCGGGCGGCCGGAGTCGTCGCCGCGAGCGCCGGAAACCATGCGCAGGGTGTCGCACTCGCGTCTGCGCTGCTCGGTGTACGGTCCACGGTCTTCATGCCGGTCGGGGCGCCGCTGCCGAAGGTGGCCGCCACCCGGCAGTACGGGGCGCAGGTCCGGCTGCACGGACATGTCGTCGACGACACGCTCGCCGCCGCGCAGGAGTACGCGCGGGAGACCGGTGCGGTCTTCATCCACCCCTTCGACCACCCGGACATCATCGCCGGACAGGGCACGGTGGGCCTGGAGATCCTCGAACAGTGCCCCGAGGTGCGCACCATCGTCGTGGGGATCGGCGGCGGTGGTCTCGCGGCGGGCATCGCGGTGGCGGTCAAGGCGGTCCGGCCCGATGTGCGGATCGTCGGGGTGCAGGCGGCGGGTGCGGCCTGCTATCCGCCCTCGCTGGCCGTGGGCCATCCGGTGTCGATCGGTTCGCTGAACACGATGGCGGACGGCATCAAGGTGGGGCGCCCCGGCGATGTGCCGTTCGAGCTGGTCAGGGAGCTGGTCGACGAGGTCCGTACGGTCTCCGAGGACGAGCTGTCCAGTGCGCTGCTGCTCTGTCTGGAGCGGGCGAAGCTGGTGGTGGAGCCGGCCGGTGCGAGCCCGGTCGCGGCGTTGCTGAGCGATCCGAAGTCGTTCCGCGGGCCGGTGGTCGCGCTGCTCTCGGGCGGCAATGTGGACCCGCTGCTGATGCAGCGCATCCTGACCCACGGCATGGTGGCGGCCGGCCGCTATCTGAGTCTGCGGCTGCGCCTGACGGACCGCCCCGGTGCGCTGGCCACCCTGCTGGGCGTGCTCTCGGTGGTCGACGCCAATGTGCTCGACATCGGTCATGTGCGGACCGATCCCAGGCTCGGGCTCACCGAGGTCGAGGTGGAGCTCCAGCTGGAGACGAAGGGGCCGGAGCACTGCGCGGAGGTCTCGGCGGCGCTGCGGGACGCGGGCTATCTGGTGATGAGCTGA
- a CDS encoding MarR family winged helix-turn-helix transcriptional regulator, with translation MPPQDMTTAASPSGGAAPEPTGSDHVLDALQHQVAVFARRAEQTRLGGVGQVRNSMDRAAYLLLNRLDREGPMGVKALAAGMGIDSSTVTRQVAPLVDTGLVKRTSHPEDGRAVVLQLSPRGQARLDEVRGSRRELMTQVTDGWTAEERETFCALLTRFNTSLAARQTSHQAPPAG, from the coding sequence ATGCCCCCTCAGGACATGACGACAGCTGCGTCTCCTTCCGGGGGCGCCGCCCCCGAACCCACGGGTTCCGACCACGTCCTCGACGCTCTGCAGCACCAGGTCGCGGTATTCGCCCGCCGTGCCGAGCAGACCCGCCTCGGCGGTGTAGGCCAGGTGCGCAATTCCATGGACCGGGCCGCCTATCTGCTGCTCAACCGGCTGGACCGGGAAGGGCCGATGGGCGTCAAGGCACTCGCCGCGGGCATGGGGATCGACTCCTCGACCGTGACCCGGCAGGTCGCACCGCTCGTCGACACCGGGCTGGTCAAGCGCACCTCGCACCCCGAGGACGGCCGGGCCGTCGTGCTCCAGCTGTCGCCGCGCGGCCAGGCGCGACTGGACGAGGTCCGCGGCTCCCGGCGCGAGCTCATGACCCAGGTGACGGACGGCTGGACGGCCGAGGAGCGCGAGACCTTCTGCGCACTGCTCACCCGGTTCAACACCTCGCTGGCCGCCCGCCAGACCTCGCACCAGGCACCCCCGGCCGGCTGA
- a CDS encoding sigma factor-like helix-turn-helix DNA-binding protein, protein MRERQTGRERRRAQEFETFVAGAAGRLLHTATLLTAEPMRPPGANPRAQRLLTAALARTYARWDRLRGEDPYDRTRRELAVRFAHEVWRHHRPRGGLLDPLTPQERLVLVLRLYEGVAEEQAAALLGLPVERVRAVCNRSVATMRGTRRPTARRGTPGPLGVAR, encoded by the coding sequence GTGCGAGAGCGCCAGACGGGCCGGGAGCGGCGCCGCGCCCAGGAGTTCGAGACCTTCGTCGCGGGCGCGGCCGGCCGTCTGCTGCACACCGCCACGCTGCTCACCGCCGAGCCCATGCGTCCGCCGGGAGCCAATCCCCGGGCCCAGCGGCTGCTCACGGCCGCCCTGGCGCGCACGTACGCGCGGTGGGACCGGCTGCGCGGCGAGGATCCGTACGACCGCACCCGGCGCGAGCTCGCCGTCCGCTTCGCCCACGAGGTCTGGCGGCACCACCGGCCGCGCGGCGGGCTGCTGGACCCACTGACGCCGCAGGAACGCCTCGTCCTCGTACTGCGGCTGTACGAGGGGGTCGCGGAGGAGCAGGCCGCGGCGCTGCTCGGCCTTCCGGTGGAGCGGGTGCGGGCAGTCTGCAACCGCTCGGTGGCCACGATGCGCGGCACCCGCCGGCCCACGGCGCGGCGGGGCACACCGGGTCCGCTGGGGGTCGCGCGGTGA
- a CDS encoding DUF1059 domain-containing protein: MTRKIADCRKHPSVSHCSLTISGEEEEVVRAATEHAVSVHEHSDSPELREQIRAMLEDEKVNA, translated from the coding sequence ATGACCAGGAAGATCGCTGACTGCCGCAAGCATCCGAGTGTGTCGCACTGCTCGCTCACCATCTCCGGTGAGGAAGAGGAAGTCGTACGGGCCGCGACGGAGCATGCGGTCTCCGTCCATGAGCACAGCGACAGCCCGGAACTGCGCGAACAGATCCGGGCGATGCTGGAGGACGAGAAGGTCAACGCCTGA
- a CDS encoding cystathionine gamma-synthase codes for MSDQHSFETLAIHAGNTADPLTGAVVPPIYQVSTYKQDGVGGLRGGYEYSRSANPTRTALEENLAALEGGRRGLAFASGLAAEDCLLRTLLTPGDHVVIPNDAYGGTFRLFAKVVSRWGVEFSVADTSDVAAVRAAITPRTKAIWVETPSNPLLGITDIAAIAGVARAAGARLVVDNTFASPYLQQPLALGADVVVHSTTKYMGGHSDVVGGALIVNDPELAEELAYHQNAMGAVAGPFDAWLVLRGIKTLAVRMDRHCENATKVTDLLTRHPKVTQVLYPGLPEHPGHEIAAKQMKAFGGMVSFRVEGGEEAAVQVCNRAKLFTLGESLGGVESLVEHPGRMTHASAAGSPLEVPADLVRVSVGIENADDLLADLTQALG; via the coding sequence ATGAGCGACCAGCACAGCTTCGAGACCCTCGCGATCCACGCGGGAAACACCGCCGATCCCCTCACCGGCGCCGTTGTTCCGCCCATTTACCAGGTGTCCACGTACAAGCAGGACGGTGTGGGCGGACTGCGCGGCGGCTACGAGTACAGCCGCAGCGCCAACCCGACCCGTACCGCACTGGAGGAGAACCTCGCGGCCCTGGAGGGCGGCCGCCGCGGACTCGCCTTCGCCTCCGGCCTCGCCGCCGAGGACTGCCTGCTCCGTACGCTGCTGACCCCCGGCGACCATGTGGTCATCCCGAACGACGCCTACGGCGGCACGTTCCGGCTGTTCGCGAAGGTCGTCTCGCGGTGGGGCGTCGAGTTCTCCGTCGCCGACACCTCGGACGTGGCGGCGGTACGGGCGGCGATCACCCCGCGCACCAAGGCGATCTGGGTGGAGACCCCGTCCAACCCGCTGCTCGGCATCACCGACATCGCCGCGATCGCCGGTGTGGCCCGCGCCGCGGGTGCGCGCCTGGTCGTCGACAACACCTTCGCCAGCCCCTACCTCCAGCAGCCCCTGGCCCTGGGCGCCGATGTGGTGGTGCACTCCACCACGAAGTACATGGGCGGCCACTCGGACGTCGTCGGCGGCGCGCTGATCGTCAACGACCCCGAACTCGCCGAGGAGTTGGCGTACCACCAGAACGCGATGGGCGCGGTCGCCGGACCGTTCGACGCCTGGCTGGTGCTGCGCGGCATCAAGACCCTGGCGGTCCGCATGGACCGGCACTGCGAGAACGCCACCAAGGTCACCGATCTGCTGACCCGGCACCCCAAGGTCACCCAGGTCCTCTACCCGGGGCTGCCCGAGCACCCGGGCCACGAGATCGCCGCCAAGCAGATGAAGGCGTTCGGCGGCATGGTGTCCTTCCGGGTCGAGGGCGGCGAGGAGGCCGCGGTCCAGGTCTGCAACCGGGCGAAGCTGTTCACCCTCGGTGAGTCGCTGGGCGGCGTCGAGTCGCTCGTGGAGCACCCCGGCCGCATGACGCACGCCTCGGCGGCGGGCTCCCCGCTGGAGGTGCCGGCCGACCTCGTCCGCGTCTCCGTCGGCATCGAGAACGCCGACGACCTGCTGGCCGACCTGACGCAGGCACTCGGCTAG